Within Eggerthella sp. YY7918, the genomic segment CCCCATCTCCCACTATGCGGAGATTCACTTCCAAGAACTCGAAACCCTCGTGGATACGCTCGGCGGTGTTTGGGTGAACGTTCCTGTTTCCAACGATGAGACCGGTTTGAGTAACTCGGGGATACAACTTGAAGCAGGTGAACAACTGCTCAACGGCGAGCAGGCTCTCGCCTTCGCACGTGAGCGTTATGGCTATTCACGCGGCGATTTCCAGCGTGCTGACAATCAGCGCATTTTGGCGCAGGCCATCGTCAAAAAGGTGCTCGACACTCCGCCGCTTGAACTTCCCGGCGTCATCCAGCAGCTTGCAAGCTGTGTGAGCACCGACTTCGGCCTGAATGACATTATCGACTTGGCTCAGAAATTCCAGAATGCACCAGGGACAACCTTCTACTCAGCGCTCGTGCCATCATCCACCACCATGATCGACGACGTGAGCTACGTTGTTACCGAATACCCCGAATGGCCCGAAATGATGCAGCGTGTTGACGCTGGCGCTGATCCAAATGTGGCTGGCGCTGATCCGAACGCGGAGGGAGCTCAATGACTCTTCTTGAACTCATAAAGCTTATGCGAAAGCATTTGAAGCTTGTTATCGCACTTCCCATCGCGTGCGCCTTGGCGACCGCAATGGTTTCCTGGTTGTTCTTACCCAACCAGTACTCAGCAAGTGTTTCTATGTATGTGCTGACCAAATCAAGTTCCGAAGATGGTGCCATTGCGAGTGCCGACTTGACGGCAAGCCAAATGCTTACCAATGACGTGGCGACGCTCATCAAGAATGATCGTGTTCAAAACGATACTGCTAAAGCTCTTCATATGGACTCTCTGAAGGGGTACAGTACTGCTGTTGAAAGCCAGGCCACGACGCGTGTTATCACCCTCACGGTAACCGGTGAGTCGGCGCAGACGGTGGCTATTGTGGCCAATCAGTTGGCTAAAACCGCCGACGATGTGGCTCAAGAAGTCATGGATGTTCGCAGTGTCAATGCCATCGATCAGGCGCTTGAACCCACGTCGCCCTCTGGTCCGCCTCGTACCATGTACACGGCAGTGGCTTTTCTTGCCGGGATCTTTTTGGCGATAGCTGTTGTTGTGCTGCTCGATATGTTGAACACGCGGGTGCGCAACCCCGAAGAAGCCGAAGAGTTGCTGGGCATACCGGTCATTGGCCGTATTCCCACCATCCGGAGTTAGGGAGGGGTTGAGCATGGCAAAGAAAAAGAAGCAAACGTCCAATCAACTTGAAGTGCAAAATGCAGCGAAAACGTTGTTCGCGAACATCCGCTTCATGTCGCCCGATAATCCCGTTCGTTCTCTTGTCCTGACCAGCTCGGTTCCCAACGAGGGAAAGTCAACGTGTGCGGTAGAGCTGGCGCGCGCCATTGCAACTTCAGGAAAAACGGTCATTTTGGTGGAGGCGGATATGCGTCGTCGCACCCTCGCCTCGCTTTTGAACGTACGACCTGCCGCAGGGGTGTATTCGGTGCTGACTGATGCGACACCGCTCAGTGCAGCAGTGGTCAGCACATCGACACCCAACCTGTCGTTTCTTGATGTGGAGCCGAACATCCCGAATCCGGCAGACATTCTTTCGTCGAAACGCTACCGCAAGCTTGTGACGCTACTTGAAGAGAACTACGACTATGTACTGTTTGACACGCCGCCGGTGGGGACCTTCATCGATGCAGCTATTCTGTCCACCCTCGTGGATGGCACAGTGATGGTAGTGAAGCCGAATTCAACGAAGCGGGCCGAGCTTGTAGACGCGTATGAGCAGCTAAAGAAGGCGGACGCGCATGTGTTGGGCATTTGCGCGACCTTCTGCGAAGGTACGGGGTCGGAATATTACTATGCGTATTACACCAATTCGGGCGAGCGTGTGAAACCAGACAAGGGTAGAGAGGTTTCGCAACAGAGCGTCGCAGTATCTCGCGGATCCCGCGCTCAAACACCGACACCGCATGTAGGGCAGGCGGATGTGCGTCGTACCGCTGCGACCCAGGCTTCGAATCGGGCGGGCTACGTTGCTGCAGCTACGAAGACGAAGGGTCGCGGTGCGCGATGAGAGATATGCACTGTCATATCCTGCCCGGCGTTGATGATGGTGCCCGCAGCTTGAGCGAGTCGCTTGCCATGCTAGAGGCCGCTAAGCGTGCAGGTGTTACTTCAATCGTGTGTACGCCACATGTGCGCGACCCGTACTTCGACTATGAGGCGATGCTGGATGCCTTTGAGTTTCTGGTGGCGCATGCGGATGGGTTTCCTCTGACTATGGGCTGGGAGGTAAATCATGCGAAGCTGATGGATCTGGGTATGGAATGGATAGATAGACTGCACTTCGATGGCACGAAAGAGTTTTTGCTGGAACTGTCGACGAGGGCGCAAAAGTCTGATTTTCGAGAGTATGAGCGCACTATTTTCGAACTGCAGGGCAAGGGGTATCAGGTGATTATTGCGCATCCCGAGCGTTATCGGGCCATTCAGGAGGATGTCGAGATAGCACGGGAATTGGTGAAAATGGGATGCAAGTTACAAGCATCGGCAGACTTTGTGGCTGGCGGGCGTATGGGCGCCGAGAAGCGACCTGCACGACGACTGTTTGACGAGAATTTGTATACCTACATTGCAAGCGATGCTCATTGTGTACAGCACTACGACTACTTGGCTGAAGCACGGCAGAAATACCGTGTTCGCGGTGCACACGCGCGTTTGTAATGGGTGGCTTTTTGCTATGAGATCGCAGGCTTTGTCTGCGGTTTCATAGCAGGAAACTGCGTCGCCGCATAAGCGGCACACCGCTTTCGGCGGCTGACTTTCGGGGCGGTTGTCGAGTGCGTACATATCTTGGGGAAAGCGGGATCGTCGCTGAGAGCGCGTTTCGGATCAGCCAAGAGGATACATATCGTTGTTGCATTGATTGCTTTGCCCAAAGGCTAAGGCGAAGCTTTGCCTTTTTGTCTTTGATCAAGGGGGTGATGCAATGTGGTATGTCGTGCAAACGATCGGAGGTCAGGAAAAGCACGTACTTGACCTGGTG encodes:
- a CDS encoding LCP family protein — translated: MLVSLICVFGLVGGAAALYLNSVNQALSFDNQQDAENLRAVLEPVPVENKDKPFYMLVLGSDAREGDETSRSDVIILTRVDPAQGAITMVSIPRDTMVEIPGHGRQKINAAYAFDGAAGAVDAVSKFAGVPISHYAEIHFQELETLVDTLGGVWVNVPVSNDETGLSNSGIQLEAGEQLLNGEQALAFARERYGYSRGDFQRADNQRILAQAIVKKVLDTPPLELPGVIQQLASCVSTDFGLNDIIDLAQKFQNAPGTTFYSALVPSSTTMIDDVSYVVTEYPEWPEMMQRVDAGADPNVAGADPNAEGAQ
- a CDS encoding YveK family protein; the protein is MTLLELIKLMRKHLKLVIALPIACALATAMVSWLFLPNQYSASVSMYVLTKSSSEDGAIASADLTASQMLTNDVATLIKNDRVQNDTAKALHMDSLKGYSTAVESQATTRVITLTVTGESAQTVAIVANQLAKTADDVAQEVMDVRSVNAIDQALEPTSPSGPPRTMYTAVAFLAGIFLAIAVVVLLDMLNTRVRNPEEAEELLGIPVIGRIPTIRS
- a CDS encoding CpsD/CapB family tyrosine-protein kinase; translation: MAKKKKQTSNQLEVQNAAKTLFANIRFMSPDNPVRSLVLTSSVPNEGKSTCAVELARAIATSGKTVILVEADMRRRTLASLLNVRPAAGVYSVLTDATPLSAAVVSTSTPNLSFLDVEPNIPNPADILSSKRYRKLVTLLEENYDYVLFDTPPVGTFIDAAILSTLVDGTVMVVKPNSTKRAELVDAYEQLKKADAHVLGICATFCEGTGSEYYYAYYTNSGERVKPDKGREVSQQSVAVSRGSRAQTPTPHVGQADVRRTAATQASNRAGYVAAATKTKGRGAR
- a CDS encoding tyrosine-protein phosphatase, whose translation is MHCHILPGVDDGARSLSESLAMLEAAKRAGVTSIVCTPHVRDPYFDYEAMLDAFEFLVAHADGFPLTMGWEVNHAKLMDLGMEWIDRLHFDGTKEFLLELSTRAQKSDFREYERTIFELQGKGYQVIIAHPERYRAIQEDVEIARELVKMGCKLQASADFVAGGRMGAEKRPARRLFDENLYTYIASDAHCVQHYDYLAEARQKYRVRGAHARL